From the genome of Miscanthus floridulus cultivar M001 chromosome 10, ASM1932011v1, whole genome shotgun sequence, one region includes:
- the LOC136490038 gene encoding small ribosomal subunit protein eS8-like → MAVRGRDTRSVVHGESRYELGHQPANTKLSSNKTVRRVRVRGGNVKWRALRLDTGNYSWGSEAVTRKTRILDVVYNASNNELVRTQTLVKSAIVQVDAAPFKQWYLTHYGVDIGRKKKAPAAKKESAEGQEGEAAAEETKKSNHVKRKLEERQKGRELDAHIEEQFGSGRLLACISSHPGQCGRADGYILEGKELEFYMKKLQCKKGKGAAT, encoded by the exons ATGGCCGTTCGTGGTAGGGATACCAGATCCGTCGTGCATGGAGAATCCAG GTATGAGCTTGGGCACCAGCCGGCCAACACCAAGTTGTCAAGCAACAAGACAGTGAGGAGGGTTCGTGTTCGTGGAGGTAATGTGAAGTGGAGGGCTCTTCGCCTGGATACTGGTAACTACTCATGGGGAAGTGAAGCTGTTACCCGCAAGACCCGTATCCTCGACGTGGTCTACAATGCATCAAACAATGAGCTTGTGAGGACTCAAACCCTTGTGAAGAGTGCCATTGTGCAAGTTGATGCTGCCCCATTCAAGCAGTGGTACCTCACTCACTATGGAGTTGACATCGGTAGGAAGAAAAAGGCTCCTGCTGCAAAGAAGGAATCTGCTGAG GGACAAGAGGGTGAGGCAGCAGCCGAGGAAACAAAGAAGAGCAACCATGTCAAGAGGAAGCTTGAGGAGCGTCAGAAGGGACGTGAGCTTGACGCTCACATTGAAGAGCAATTTGGCAGTGGAAGGTTGCTGGCGTGCATTTCTTCCCACCCTGGACAGTGTGGCCGAGCTGATGG GTACATCCTTGAGGGTAAAGAGCTTGAGTTCTACATGAAGAAGCTTCAGTGTAAGAAGGGCAAGGGCGCTGCAACTTAG